In Eremothecium gossypii ATCC 10895 chromosome V, complete sequence, the genomic stretch TGTTTACAGATAATCACACCCCGACCGTCGTCGATAGCTCGAAGTCTTCACCGAAGCAGAGTGCGCAGGTCCCTATTCGGCAGCTCATCTCTCCTTTTCTGGACGGTAACGTTGAGCGGAACAAAGCGACATTGAACATGAAGCAAGTACCCACCGCTGAATACGAAATCCCTTCAGCTGAGCGTGCAGGCTCCAACGTGTCCTCTTTCACGCAGCAGCTTTATGAGTCCATGCTGCCGAAAGACCATGCAGCTGAAGATGTCCGCGAACCGCTACCTGAGATCGTGGCTTACGCTGCAAGTGACTGCGCCATTGCCGTGATACCAGCAAGTTCTTTCAAGCGATTGATGGTGAAGTACCCGCGCTCTGCATCACAGATCATACAGGTAATTCTGACAAAACTGTATCGAGTTACCTTCCAGACTGCCCACTCTTACCTGGGCTTAACCAAGGAAATCATGCATACCGAGGTTGTACTAAACAATAGCACCAATTTTGAGCTTCCCTATTACCTACAGGAGGCAATCCTTCGGAAGATAAAAAACGGCTCCAAGGAGAGTTCTGTGCAGGAGAGCATACATCGTGCTACTCTGCGCAGCAAGAATGTGCATGCGCACAACTCGCCTACGCCAAACAAAATATCGCGCCATATTGCGTTGGAATCGAGGGATCAGTATAATCCCGGAGACCTACTATCCAATGTTCCCCTTTCTAGAAAGGGATCCAAGACTGCTAGTAGCTCTTCTGTCAGTATTCCGAGGATTTCATCTCTGAGACATCAGAAAGAAGCAGCGAGCAGCCCACTTGCCACACTCCGCCGCCTTGAAGGAAACGATAGCCAGAACTTTGCGCCCTTGAGCTCATCTTCTCCAATGTCGGTGAGTGAAAAGCCGTCGGTGGTGGGAGGAGGAGCACATGATAATATAAGTCAGATATCCTTTTCCTCAGCCTTGGAGGAAACAGAAGAGTCTTCCTGGCGCATGGCCCTTGTTGAAAGCATGTTTGGCTATTTGGGTATTACTAATGAGAGTATAATGCCTCCTACTGAAGATCTATTATTCTTAAACAATCGTGCGTCGTCTGGTTCTTCGGTTTGTTCTGTTAGCTCTTACTCTCATCCTCAGACGATCAACCAAGATCTTTTCAGGTGCCTATCCCCGGAGTTGGTACGTACTAAGAAAAAAGCACCACGTCAAAAGTACACCGAAGAGATGCCCATAAACGTTGATTTTAATACCGCGAAGGAAGAGTTCGCCGAGGGGTTGGAGACATTATTCATACCAAGTGGTGCCACGATAGTGGAGCAGAATGGAAATAATAAAGGGTTGTACTACATCGTCTCCGGTGAATTGCTAGTCTGTTGGAAAAACGAGGAGGATAACATCGAGTACGTTTTGtacactgtgaagcccgGGGGAATAGCCGGTTATCTTGCCTCACTTATAGGGTTCAAATCATTTGTGTCATTGAGAGCCAAGACAGATCTTTATGTGGGGTTTTTACCCATAGAAGTTCTTGAAAGATTATGTGATAAATATTTCATGATATATTTGAAGATTGCTGAAACATTAACAAAGCTTCTAAGTCCGAAGATATTGAAGTTGGATTATGCACTTGAGTGGATACATTTAGAAGCGTCTGAGACTTTGTTTAATCAAAATGATCCTGCAAATGCTATTTACGTCGTTCTAAATGGAAGATTGAGGCAACTTCATCAAAAATCCAAGAATGAGGAGCGGCTCAGTCGACCAACTACACAGCGAAAGAAACGGAAAGATGACAACCAACCGAATGTACAGGTGGTTGGAGAGTACTCACAAGGATGTAGCTTTGGTGAAGTGGAAGTATTGACCGCAATGAATCGTGTCTCGACTGTTGTTGCGGTTAGAGACACTGAGTTGGCCCGTATACCTCGGACACTATTTGAGGTGTTGGCTTTAGAACATCCCTCTATTATGATTCGCGTTAGCAGACTCGTCGCCCATAAGATACTTCAGAGAAGCTCCGATATACGCGAACCCACCAAAATTGTTAACAGTGCTAATGGATATAGGTATGACTTCAACCTAACCATACCACCTTCTGCAGGGACGTCCAGTTGGGGCAACAATAGTGATGGCGGGTCTATAAGCTATAAAACCATTACCATTTTGCCAATTACCTATGGTCTTCCTGTGGAGGAGTTTGCAAATAAACTTGTGTCCACATTTCGTCAGGTTGGAAGGTCGACCATTGGCTTAACGCAGTGCACCACCTTGAAGCATCTCGGTCGGCATGCCTTTGACAAGTTGGCGAATCTGAAGCAATCTGGTTACTTTGCGGAACTCGAAGAACTATATGAGCTGGTTGTGTACATTGCAGATACACCCGTGAAATCTTCATGGACCTCCACTTGCATATCACAGGGCGATTGTATCCTTCTACTAGCCGATGCCTCTAGCGATCCAGAAATAGGCGAATTCGAACGTCTACTCATCAATAATCGGACCACTGCGCGTACGGAGCTTTTGTTGCTTCATCCCGAAAGATACGTGGAACCTGGACTAACGCATAAATGGCTGCGTAAGAGAACTTGGGTGCATCAGCACCATCATATGCAGTTTGTGAGCTCCCAAAACCCATCTGAAAGAGTCGACTCGAAAGCCCCACCCATTCCGGGTGCTCCGCCTAACCTTATCGGGCGCCTGAAGAAAAGGGAACGCCTCAACCAATTGACGAAGCGAACGCAGGAGAACTTTGCCAGATTGCTTCCAGATTCTATTAAATTGACGGTAGAAAACATTTCGATGAAGTACATCCAGAAGAAGCAGAAATACTACACACCTGTGAGTGCACATAAGAACGACTTCCTACGGCTTGCGCGCATTTTGTCTGGCCAGGCCATCGGGCTTGTTCTGGGTGGTGGCGGCGCGAGAGGGATTAGCCATCTGGGTATATTGAAGGCCATTGAAGAGCATGGAATCCCTATAGATATGATCGGCGGCACCTCGATCGGTTCCTTTGTCGGCGGCCTATATGCTAAGGACTACGACCTGGTGCCAACCTACGGTAGGGTAAAGAAGTTTGCAGGGAGGATTGGCTCGATATGGCGCATGCTCTCGGACCTCACCTGGCCCGTGACGTCGTATACCACCGGGCATGAGTTCAACCGCGGTATCTGGAAAGCGTTCGGCGACATTCGTATAGAGGATTTCTGGATCCAGTACTACTGTAATTCGACCAACATCACCGAGTCCATGCAGGAAATCCACACGTTCGGCTATGCCTGGCGCTATGTCCGTGCCTCCATGTCCCTGGCCGGCATTCTGCCGCCGATAACCGACAACGGCAATATGCTGCTAGACGGGGGCTACCTGGATAACCTGCCCGTGCTCGAGATGAAGGCGCGCGGATGCAAGACCATCTTCGCAGTCGATGTTGGCTCGGTGGACGACCGGACCCCCATGGACTACGGTGACTCGCTCAATGGCTTC encodes the following:
- the NTE1 gene encoding lysophospholipase (Syntenic homolog of Saccharomyces cerevisiae YML059C (NTE1)), with the translated sequence MVDGTYVNSSVEAISGEADTAAVAELANQMVMNFLYESSSWLAQSTGPFLWKGFRFLFLRLPSSLLVYLINGTVPFYLVVLGSVFTPIIVYLILRSRVLSAYSRLKGDNEDEVIDKKKQLVNDSEAMLMGGPDGKRRSGFSSYLDEFLSAIKIFGYLDKLVFHELTKSMRTQRLEQGEVMLLDDSVGFAIVVEGGLHIYHKIAHSQGSTRESMPLPEDRSFDSNEDDLTINGERFQLLNKVKAGNPVSSLVSILKLFTDNHTPTVVDSSKSSPKQSAQVPIRQLISPFLDGNVERNKATLNMKQVPTAEYEIPSAERAGSNVSSFTQQLYESMLPKDHAAEDVREPLPEIVAYAASDCAIAVIPASSFKRLMVKYPRSASQIIQVILTKLYRVTFQTAHSYLGLTKEIMHTEVVLNNSTNFELPYYLQEAILRKIKNGSKESSVQESIHRATLRSKNVHAHNSPTPNKISRHIALESRDQYNPGDLLSNVPLSRKGSKTASSSSVSIPRISSLRHQKEAASSPLATLRRLEGNDSQNFAPLSSSSPMSVSEKPSVVGGGAHDNISQISFSSALEETEESSWRMALVESMFGYLGITNESIMPPTEDLLFLNNRASSGSSVCSVSSYSHPQTINQDLFRCLSPELVRTKKKAPRQKYTEEMPINVDFNTAKEEFAEGLETLFIPSGATIVEQNGNNKGLYYIVSGELLVCWKNEEDNIEYVLYTVKPGGIAGYLASLIGFKSFVSLRAKTDLYVGFLPIEVLERLCDKYFMIYLKIAETLTKLLSPKILKLDYALEWIHLEASETLFNQNDPANAIYVVLNGRLRQLHQKSKNEERLSRPTTQRKKRKDDNQPNVQVVGEYSQGCSFGEVEVLTAMNRVSTVVAVRDTELARIPRTLFEVLALEHPSIMIRVSRLVAHKILQRSSDIREPTKIVNSANGYRYDFNLTIPPSAGTSSWGNNSDGGSISYKTITILPITYGLPVEEFANKLVSTFRQVGRSTIGLTQCTTLKHLGRHAFDKLANLKQSGYFAELEELYELVVYIADTPVKSSWTSTCISQGDCILLLADASSDPEIGEFERLLINNRTTARTELLLLHPERYVEPGLTHKWLRKRTWVHQHHHMQFVSSQNPSERVDSKAPPIPGAPPNLIGRLKKRERLNQLTKRTQENFARLLPDSIKLTVENISMKYIQKKQKYYTPVSAHKNDFLRLARILSGQAIGLVLGGGGARGISHLGILKAIEEHGIPIDMIGGTSIGSFVGGLYAKDYDLVPTYGRVKKFAGRIGSIWRMLSDLTWPVTSYTTGHEFNRGIWKAFGDIRIEDFWIQYYCNSTNITESMQEIHTFGYAWRYVRASMSLAGILPPITDNGNMLLDGGYLDNLPVLEMKARGCKTIFAVDVGSVDDRTPMDYGDSLNGFWIVLNRWNPFSKHPNVPSMAEIQMRLGYVASVNALEKAKTTQGVVYFRPPIEDYATLDFAKFEEIYQVGTAYGATFLHELEQNGKLPRIPGNEPANGPGIHLLHRRNSI